The genomic interval GGAGCGCTTTTCAGCCGAAGCGACGAGCCTAAGGAACTCCTCTTCACTCATTCCAAGCGCGATGACGTCTGTAACCTCCGGCTGTCCCTTGGTGAGCGTTCCCGTCTTGTCGAAAAGAACGACGGTTGCCTTCCTCGCTATCTCCAGCACCTCTCCGTTCTTTATGAGGATGCCCATCTCAGCCCCTTTTCCCATCCCGACGGTCAGGGCCGTTGGGGTCGCCAATCCGAAGGCACAGGGGCAGGCTATGACGAGGACGCTGAGGAGCGTCGTGAAGGCAAATAGTACCGGCTCGTCCGCGATGAAGTACCAGTAGGCGAAGGAAAGGAGGGCTATCGTGAGCACCGCCGGGATGAAATAGGCCACGATTCTGTCAGCGAGCCGCTGTATCGGCGGCTTCGTGTTCTGTGCCTCCTCGACGAGCCTTATTATCTGGGCCAGAACCGTGTCCCTGCCAACGCGCTTTGCCTCAACCTTAAGCACGGAGTTCCTGTTTATCGTTCCGCCTATGACCTCGTCGCCCTTCCTCTTCAGGTTGGGCACCGGTTCGCCGGTTATCATCGACTCGTCGACGTAGCTCTCGCCCTCGAGGACAACCCCGTCAACCGGAATTCTCTCGCCGGGTTTGACTATCACGATGTCGCCGACTTTTACCTCACCTATCGGAACCTCGATCTCCTTCCCGTCCATTAAAACCAGGGCTTTCTTCGCCTGAAGACCCATGAGCTTCTTTATGGCCTCGCTTGTCCTCCCTTTCGCCCTCGTCTCAAGGAACCTGCCGAGCAGAAGGAAGGCCATGAGAAGAACGCTGGCCTCGTAGAAGTTGAACTCCTCAGGAATTATCCCGATGGTTGCCAGGACGCTCGCAAAGTATGCCGAACCTATGCCGAGGGAGTACATGACCTCCATCGTCAGCGTTTTATGCTTGAGCGAGGAGATCGCCTTCCCGAATATCCCCCTCCCCGCGTAGGCTATTGCTACCGTTGCCAGGACGAACTGGATCGGCATTAGGTATGGTATCTCTATCCCAAAACGGTCCACCTGCATGGAGGCGAAGAGCGCTATCCCGATGCTCCACGCAACGGCCAGCTTCTTCTTCATGTCCCTGAGGGCCTTTTCCCTAAGCTCCCTCTCGACGTCGTGGGTCTCTTCTCCCTCCACACCAATGAACTGGTAGCCGACGCTCTCAACGGCCTTCCTGATGTCCTCCAGATCTACAACGCTCGGCTCATAGCTTACTTTTGCGGTCTCCGTTCCGAGGTTGACGCTTGCTTCTAGAACACCCGGGAGTTCTTTAAGGGCCGCCTCTATCGTCTTGGCACACATGGCACAGGTCATTCCACCTATCTTGACCACCACATCCTTCCTCTCGCGAACCACTGTGTAGCCGACGTCCTCAATGGCCTTGATAATCCGGTTCAAACCGACCTCGGACTCGTTGAAGCTGACGAAGACAGTTTCTGTTCCTAGATTTGCTTTGGCGTCCTTCACGCCCGGAAGTTCCTTTAGGGCGGTCTCTATGGTTTTAACGCACATGGCACACGTCATACCGTTGACCTTGAGAGTGATCTCCATTTTCTTCACCGATAGTTATTACGCTGCCAGCCTTATGGGGGTTATTTTTTACACTTTGAAAAATTCAAGCGAAGAATTTTTATAGTTTGAAAACAAGATATAGGCGGTGACTGGAATGACACTGGATGAACTGGACCTAAAGCTTATCTACCTCCTGATGGACAATTCGAGACTCAGCATCTCCGAACTGGCCGAGAGGCTTGGCGTAAGCAGGCCCACGGTAAGGGCAAGGCTGGAGAAGCTTGAGAAGGAAGGGATGATACAGGGCTACACGATAAAGCTCAACCCCGACCTGCTCAGGGCCCACAACGTCGTTGCCCTAATCGTAAAAACGGACGAACCGGATAAGATGAAGGGTTTTGAGGAGATAATCGAGATAAACCGCTTCACGAGCAGAAAGTACCTGATAAAGATCGCGGTTGAGAGCATGGAGGAGTTGAGGAAAGTCATTGAGGGGGCAGGTTTTGAGGTGCTCGAGATAATGCCAATACTGGAGAGCATAGAGAAAAAGACCCCACCCAAGGTCAAGGTGCCCTTTAAGTGCGACTACTGCGGGAAGGAGATAGTGGGCGAGCCCATCGTTTACAAATACCGCAACAAGGTGTACTTCTTCTGCTGCCCGACGTGCTTCAGGGAGTTCAGGAAGACGAGGGAGAACCTGGAAAAGCTAAAGAACCCCGAGGGACACCATGAGCATTGATTTCTCCTGCCCCTTCAACCTTTTGCAGTCATCCTAACTAATAAAAAGAGCGGGGAAGGAAGAGAGTCACTCCTCCGGCTTCGGGAGGGTGACTTCGACACCGAGAACCTTCCACATTGCCTTGATCTGCTCGCGCATCTCGTCTATGGCCTCTGGCTGCTTGAAGAGGTGCTTGAACCTGCCCTGGTACTTGAGGTACTCCTCGATGGGCTTCTTGAACTCAATGGCGACTATCTTGCCGCCTTCGCGTTTGACCTTGGCGCCTCCTCCCGGTGCCTGTA from Palaeococcus ferrophilus DSM 13482 carries:
- a CDS encoding heavy metal translocating P-type ATPase, whose product is MEITLKVNGMTCAMCVKTIETALKELPGVKDAKANLGTETVFVSFNESEVGLNRIIKAIEDVGYTVVRERKDVVVKIGGMTCAMCAKTIEAALKELPGVLEASVNLGTETAKVSYEPSVVDLEDIRKAVESVGYQFIGVEGEETHDVERELREKALRDMKKKLAVAWSIGIALFASMQVDRFGIEIPYLMPIQFVLATVAIAYAGRGIFGKAISSLKHKTLTMEVMYSLGIGSAYFASVLATIGIIPEEFNFYEASVLLMAFLLLGRFLETRAKGRTSEAIKKLMGLQAKKALVLMDGKEIEVPIGEVKVGDIVIVKPGERIPVDGVVLEGESYVDESMITGEPVPNLKRKGDEVIGGTINRNSVLKVEAKRVGRDTVLAQIIRLVEEAQNTKPPIQRLADRIVAYFIPAVLTIALLSFAYWYFIADEPVLFAFTTLLSVLVIACPCAFGLATPTALTVGMGKGAEMGILIKNGEVLEIARKATVVLFDKTGTLTKGQPEVTDVIALGMSEEEFLRLVASAEKRSEHPLGEAVVRKAKELGLEVEEPAEFEAITGKGVRAVIGGKEVLAGNRKLMVERGLNLGAVEETLQRLENEAKTAVVVAIDEQIAGILGIADTIKEGAREAIEELHRMGKKVGMITGDNRRTAEAIGRTLGVDYILAEVLPGDKANEVKKLQEKGEIVIFVGDGINDAPALAQADIGVAVGNATDIAMESGDIVLMKNDPRDVVKAIKLSQRTLGKIKQNIFWAMFYNTMLIPFAAGLAFLLFGIEFQPEWAAGAMSVSSVSVVTNSLLLKRANV
- a CDS encoding TRASH domain-containing protein, with amino-acid sequence MTLDELDLKLIYLLMDNSRLSISELAERLGVSRPTVRARLEKLEKEGMIQGYTIKLNPDLLRAHNVVALIVKTDEPDKMKGFEEIIEINRFTSRKYLIKIAVESMEELRKVIEGAGFEVLEIMPILESIEKKTPPKVKVPFKCDYCGKEIVGEPIVYKYRNKVYFFCCPTCFREFRKTRENLEKLKNPEGHHEH